The following proteins are co-located in the Megalops cyprinoides isolate fMegCyp1 chromosome 15, fMegCyp1.pri, whole genome shotgun sequence genome:
- the mrpl2 gene encoding 39S ribosomal protein L2, mitochondrial — MAVSALSRALRSLSLSPLCGVAQISCRSAPLASQTWCHAALGSPVSADPLTPVPPTFSTAFVQWRGFHTANLLAQRSTLWKQRAKYTIRPIGMKKTGGRDYTGKIRRHGIGGGHKQRYRIVDFKRLNFEPGKEDQSFEERVVEVRYDPCRSANIALVAGGNRKRWLIATENMRAGDIIKTSGVIGRMAVAANEGDSYPLGALPVGTLVNNVELYPGKGAQYIRAAGTCGVLLRKVNGTAIVQLPSKQQIQVMETCMATVGRVSNIDHNKRIIGKAGRNRWLGIRPSSGLWKRKGGWAGRKIKPLPPMKSYINLPSVGSAS, encoded by the exons ATGGCAGTGTCGGCTCTCTCTCGGGCTTTGCGCTCTTtgtcactctctcccctctgcgGTGTTGCACAGATCTCCTGCCGATCTGCCCCTCTCGCCTCACAG ACATGGTGCCACGCGGCTTTGGGGTCTCCAGTCAGTGCCGATCCTCTCACACCTGTGCCCCCAACGTTCAGCACAGCGTTCGTGCAATGGCGGGGGTTCCACACAGCAAACCTGCTGGCTCAGAGAAGCACCCTGTGGAAGCAGAGGGCTAAATACACCATCAGACCCATTGGCATGAAGAAGACTGGAGGCAGGGATTACACAG GAAAGATCCGGAGGCATGGCATTGGTGGAGGTCACAAGCAGCGGTACCGCATAGTGGACTTCAAGCGGCTGAACTTTGAACCAGGCAAAGAGGACCAGAGCTTCGAGGAGAGGGTTGTCGAGGTCCGATATGACCCTTGCAG ATCTGCAAATATTGCTCTGGTGGCGGGAGGAAACCGAAAGCGCTGGCTCATTGCGACTGAAAACATGCGAGctggtgacatcatcaaaaCCTCTGGTGTTATTGGTCGTATGGCAG TTGCAGCCAATGAGGGTGACTCATACCCACTGGGTGCCCTGCCTGTGGGCACACTGGTGAACAACGTGGAGCTCTACCCAGGGAAAGGAGCTCAGTACATCCGCGCTGCAG GAACATGTGGAGTGTTGCTCAGAAAAGTGAATGGAACTGCCATTGTACAGCTGCCATCCAAACAGCAGATTCAG GTGATGGAAACATGCATGGCAACCGTGGGGCGTGTATCCAACATCGATCACAACAAGCGCATTATTGGGAAAGCCGGTCGCAATCGCTGGCTGGGCATTCGGCCTTCCAGTGGGCTgtggaagaggaagggaggatgGGCAGGGCGCAAGATCAAGCCCCTGCCCCCCATGAAAAGCTACATCAACCTGCCCTCTGTGGGGAGCGCCTCATAG